One Kitasatospora sp. MAP12-44 DNA segment encodes these proteins:
- a CDS encoding phosphodiester glycosidase family protein, translating into MAPSTKPDPDQDVGAGASADPVRRPPGRLRRLLARPTVRVILAVFAAFLAWLSWSVGGALLAPGNDSTAARLAEWGRDHHLGPMVTMLETAQYKMSPPRVGGRPSIAIGGPQAPLATTVDPASHAPTPALPPIELAPLTSPAGDPLPGEGAWRVLSSVRGTPAIQAAELRPDATHTSYLAGVVSMDPRLVRFQLHPGTDDPGPDNWGVPPNIPPDQRAGLLASFNGGFKVNVNEARGGFFLNGVTHGTLTSGAASLVFYKDGHATVGSWDNGVEMSPDVVGVRQNLRVIVDQAAVPDDVDSHIESGWGLTIGGAYFVWRSGVGVTADGRLVFVYGPALSVRTLANLLQQAGCVEAMQLDINPAWMSFNYYQPGSDPQDPTPVKLLPDQERPAERYFEPTSRDFTAVYAR; encoded by the coding sequence GTGGCACCGTCGACCAAACCCGATCCGGATCAGGACGTCGGCGCGGGCGCGTCCGCCGATCCCGTACGTCGCCCGCCCGGCCGGCTGCGCCGGCTGCTCGCCAGACCGACGGTGCGGGTGATCCTGGCGGTGTTCGCCGCCTTCCTGGCCTGGCTCAGCTGGTCGGTGGGCGGCGCGCTGCTCGCCCCCGGCAACGACAGCACGGCCGCCCGGCTGGCCGAGTGGGGGCGCGACCACCACCTCGGCCCGATGGTGACGATGCTGGAGACGGCCCAGTACAAGATGAGCCCGCCGAGGGTCGGCGGCCGGCCGAGCATCGCCATCGGCGGGCCGCAGGCCCCGCTGGCCACCACGGTCGACCCCGCCAGCCATGCACCCACCCCGGCCCTGCCGCCGATCGAGCTGGCACCGCTCACCAGCCCGGCCGGCGACCCGCTGCCGGGCGAGGGCGCCTGGCGGGTGCTCAGCAGTGTCCGCGGCACGCCCGCCATCCAGGCCGCCGAGCTGCGCCCCGATGCCACGCACACCTCCTACCTGGCCGGCGTGGTCTCGATGGACCCGCGGCTGGTGCGCTTCCAGCTCCACCCGGGCACCGACGACCCCGGCCCTGACAACTGGGGCGTGCCGCCGAACATCCCGCCGGACCAGCGTGCCGGGCTGCTGGCCAGCTTCAACGGCGGCTTCAAGGTCAACGTCAACGAGGCACGCGGCGGCTTCTTCCTCAACGGTGTCACCCACGGCACGCTGACCTCCGGCGCGGCCTCGCTGGTCTTCTACAAGGACGGCCATGCCACGGTGGGTAGTTGGGACAACGGCGTCGAGATGAGCCCGGATGTGGTCGGGGTGCGGCAGAACCTGCGCGTCATCGTCGACCAGGCCGCCGTGCCGGACGACGTCGACAGCCACATCGAGAGCGGCTGGGGCCTGACCATCGGCGGCGCGTACTTCGTCTGGCGCTCCGGGGTCGGGGTCACCGCGGACGGGCGGCTGGTCTTCGTCTACGGTCCGGCGCTGTCGGTCCGCACGCTGGCGAACCTGCTGCAGCAGGCCGGCTGCGTGGAGGCGATGCAGCTGGACATCAACCCGGCCTGGATGTCCTTCAACTACTACCAGCCCGGATCCGACCCTCAGGACCCGACGCCGGTCAAGCTGCTCCCTGACCAGGAGCGCCCGGCCGAGCGCTACTTCGAGCCGACCAGCCGCGACTTCACCGCGGTGTACGCCCGATGA
- a CDS encoding decaprenyl-phosphate phosphoribosyltransferase yields the protein MTAQPPVLPAPEFADPVQLATRPVWVGWPLAVLRTSRPRQWPKNLLVFAAPVAGASRGRADGLAYALVAFGVFTMASCAVYFVNDVVDVERDRRHPSKRTRPIAAGQLGTGQAVAIAVAFVLLAEAGGLAIGSAGLVATVTGYLAISFLYSATLKHIPVLELTVVASGFVLRALGGAAAARVAPSGWFVLVCSLGALLVAIAKRYTELAGLGAGAAGHRPCLRGYTPTGLRFAQRLVSAAMIGAYLGWALLNGSPWAVGWHLVTAVPLAAALARFDRLTARATMTRVEDLITRDGPMLGCEVLWLALFVVGMRG from the coding sequence ATGACCGCGCAGCCCCCGGTGCTCCCGGCACCGGAGTTCGCCGATCCCGTCCAGCTCGCCACCCGGCCGGTCTGGGTCGGCTGGCCGCTCGCGGTGCTGCGCACCTCCCGGCCGCGCCAGTGGCCCAAGAACCTGCTGGTGTTCGCCGCGCCGGTGGCCGGCGCCTCGCGCGGGCGGGCCGACGGACTGGCCTACGCACTGGTCGCGTTCGGCGTCTTCACGATGGCCTCCTGCGCCGTCTACTTCGTCAACGACGTGGTGGACGTCGAGCGCGACCGGCGCCACCCGAGCAAGCGCACCAGGCCGATCGCGGCCGGCCAACTCGGCACCGGGCAGGCGGTGGCGATCGCGGTCGCCTTCGTGCTGCTGGCCGAGGCCGGCGGACTCGCGATCGGCAGCGCCGGGCTGGTCGCCACGGTCACCGGCTACCTGGCCATCTCGTTCCTCTACTCGGCCACCCTCAAGCACATCCCGGTGCTCGAACTGACCGTGGTGGCCTCGGGGTTCGTGCTGCGGGCGCTCGGTGGCGCGGCCGCCGCGCGGGTGGCGCCGTCGGGCTGGTTCGTGCTGGTCTGCAGCCTGGGCGCGCTGCTGGTGGCCATCGCCAAGCGGTACACCGAACTCGCCGGCCTCGGGGCGGGCGCGGCCGGGCACCGGCCCTGCCTGCGCGGCTACACGCCGACCGGCCTGCGGTTCGCGCAGCGCCTGGTGAGCGCCGCGATGATCGGCGCCTACCTCGGCTGGGCGCTGCTCAACGGCTCGCCCTGGGCGGTCGGTTGGCATCTGGTCACGGCCGTTCCGCTGGCCGCCGCGCTGGCCCGCTTCGACCGGCTCACCGCGCGGGCGACGATGACCCGGGTCGAGGATCTGATCACCAGGGACGGACCTATGCTGGGTTGCGAAGTGCTGTGGTTGGCCCTCTTCGTGGTGGGGATGCGTGGATGA
- a CDS encoding FAD-binding oxidoreductase: MTPVVRATSPDRLLQGWGRTTASVSRVVGPLEPGALRELIAGRPDRGLLARGAGRSYGDAAQNAGGLVLAPATASRIELDTAAATVRVAGSTTFAELLTLIVPHGLLLPVLPGTRHLTVGGAVAADVHGKNQRADGTIFRWLDSIELLGGDGELRTLRANVEADGPAFRATVGGMGLTGVILAATLRLIRIRSSMMRVTVRRAPDLDSLMAELESAASRYAVAWIDTTATGRSLGRGIVDLGDHLPAPHPLAEPDGLRYGPTSAPLAPRLPLGLFNPLTARAFNELWYRRAPRERHAVQGFPEFFHRLDAVAQWNRSLGPRGFLQYQFAVPLRARHLVAEVLEALQRVGAAPFLGTLKRFGPARGGPLSFPLPGWSLAVDMPLGGPRLDELLHQLDRRVANAGGRVYLAKDARLSRTAFDAMYGPLEDWRAARALLDPADTMRSDLGRRLGLCR, encoded by the coding sequence ATGACCCCCGTGGTCAGGGCAACGTCGCCGGACCGCCTGCTGCAGGGCTGGGGCCGCACCACCGCCAGCGTCTCCCGGGTGGTCGGGCCGCTGGAGCCGGGCGCGCTACGGGAGTTGATCGCCGGGCGGCCCGATCGTGGCCTGCTCGCCCGCGGCGCCGGCCGCAGCTACGGGGACGCCGCGCAGAACGCCGGCGGCCTGGTGCTCGCCCCCGCGACGGCCTCCCGGATCGAACTCGACACCGCCGCCGCGACGGTGCGGGTGGCCGGCTCGACCACCTTCGCCGAACTGCTCACCCTGATCGTCCCGCACGGCCTGCTGCTGCCGGTCCTGCCGGGCACCCGCCACCTGACCGTCGGCGGCGCGGTGGCGGCCGATGTGCACGGCAAGAACCAGCGGGCCGACGGGACCATCTTCCGCTGGCTGGACAGCATCGAACTGCTGGGCGGCGACGGCGAGTTGCGCACGCTCAGGGCGAATGTGGAGGCGGACGGACCGGCGTTTCGCGCCACGGTCGGCGGGATGGGCCTGACCGGCGTCATCCTGGCGGCCACCCTGCGGCTGATCCGGATCCGCAGCTCGATGATGCGGGTGACCGTCCGCCGGGCGCCCGATCTCGACTCGCTGATGGCCGAGTTGGAGTCCGCGGCCAGCCGCTACGCGGTCGCCTGGATCGACACCACCGCCACCGGCCGTTCGCTGGGCCGCGGCATCGTCGACCTCGGCGACCACCTCCCGGCGCCGCACCCGCTCGCCGAGCCGGACGGCCTGCGCTACGGGCCGACCAGCGCCCCGCTCGCCCCCCGGCTGCCGCTCGGCCTGTTCAACCCGCTCACCGCGCGCGCCTTCAACGAGCTCTGGTACCGCCGCGCGCCGCGCGAACGGCACGCCGTCCAGGGCTTCCCGGAGTTCTTCCACCGGCTCGACGCGGTCGCCCAGTGGAACCGCTCGCTGGGCCCGCGAGGCTTCCTGCAGTACCAGTTCGCCGTCCCGCTGCGGGCCCGGCACCTGGTGGCCGAAGTCCTTGAGGCCCTGCAGCGGGTCGGCGCGGCGCCCTTCCTCGGCACCCTGAAGCGCTTCGGCCCGGCCCGCGGCGGCCCGCTCTCCTTCCCGCTGCCGGGCTGGTCGCTGGCGGTGGACATGCCGCTGGGCGGTCCGCGCCTTGACGAGCTGCTGCACCAGCTGGACCGCCGGGTGGCGAACGCCGGCGGCCGGGTCTACCTCGCCAAGGACGCCCGGCTGAGCCGCACCGCCTTCGACGCGATGTACGGCCCGCTGGAGGACTGGCGCGCTGCCCGGGCGCTGCTCGACCCCGCCGATACGATGCGATCCGATCTGGGACGGAGACTGGGACTGTGCCGATGA
- a CDS encoding SDR family NAD(P)-dependent oxidoreductase, with amino-acid sequence MNHRPARLRVPGRVLLLGGGSEIGREILLALDLPPGCEVVLAGRDEQRMAVAGADLPFRVRTAYYDATALESHQRFVDEVFAAGPVDLVVSAAGVLIDQELLDQDPLRAGLLVETNLTGHVTTLLAVAQHLRRQRQGMIVVLSSVAAVRPRKANYVYGAAKAGLDAFARGLADSLHGSGVRLLLVRPGFVIGRMTAGMAPAPASTTAAAVGAAVAAALANCSTVVWVPRSMGVLAGVMRLIPRPLWRKLPR; translated from the coding sequence ATGAACCACCGACCCGCCCGACTGCGCGTGCCCGGCCGCGTGCTGCTGCTCGGCGGCGGCAGCGAGATCGGCCGTGAGATCCTGCTCGCACTCGACCTGCCGCCCGGCTGCGAGGTGGTGCTGGCCGGGCGCGACGAGCAGCGGATGGCCGTGGCCGGTGCGGACCTGCCGTTCCGGGTGCGGACGGCGTACTACGACGCCACCGCGCTGGAGAGCCACCAGCGCTTCGTCGACGAGGTCTTCGCGGCCGGACCGGTCGACCTGGTGGTCTCGGCCGCCGGCGTGCTGATCGACCAGGAGCTGCTGGACCAGGACCCGCTGCGCGCCGGGCTGCTCGTCGAGACCAACCTGACCGGCCATGTCACCACGCTGCTGGCGGTGGCCCAGCACCTGCGCAGGCAGCGCCAGGGCATGATCGTGGTGCTCTCCTCGGTCGCGGCGGTGCGTCCGCGCAAGGCCAACTACGTGTACGGCGCGGCCAAGGCGGGCCTGGACGCGTTCGCCCGGGGGCTGGCCGACTCGCTGCACGGCAGCGGCGTGCGGCTGCTGCTGGTGCGGCCCGGTTTCGTGATCGGCCGGATGACGGCGGGCATGGCGCCGGCCCCGGCGTCCACCACCGCGGCCGCGGTCGGCGCGGCGGTCGCCGCGGCGCTGGCGAACTGCTCGACGGTGGTGTGGGTGCCGCGCTCGATGGGGGTGCTGGCCGGCGTGATGCGGCTGATCCCCCGTCCGCTCTGGCGCAAGCTGCCCCGCTGA
- a CDS encoding SpoIIE family protein phosphatase, which produces MRDLPSPQAGQSPAVPAQRRPPTEPGAPAPPLNLRVRQALNERLAYLNWATRRINGTLDPVGTVRNLVKVLVPALADAALVHLRDPVPASERDRSRPPTALRLHRAEGTRLGRRRETVTARPGGALAEVLLQQALVGPLVLGGRRSERLLPLFTELYGARALAGLARGTALLALPLHGRGAVIGLLVLIRRPRATDGKPGRFDSADTHTAAHLATLAGLAVDTALRYTRESEIADQLQRSMLPAHLPQPHGVRLAHRYLPAESDAQVGGDWYDAIPLPGNRVALIVGDVMGHSLTSAAVMGQLRTSAQTLAALDLPPHEVLYHLDEQAQRLGREQHLATCVYAVYDPIANRIVVSNAGHMPPALIHPDGRAELLDLPPGAPIGVGGVDFSSVELPAPPGSALLLFTDGLVETRRRPISSGLELLRARLSTAHHHSPEQLCQEALKILPPGDRGDDIALLAASFDGIPAEDVAYWYLQPRHETPGRARRLAGHALRRWGLEELTENTELMVSELVTNAIQHATRPVTLRLVRTSHLRCEVGDDSPQLPRRRPAGPQDERGRGLHLVAKFAERWGATRLGGGKVVWFEQRLPV; this is translated from the coding sequence GTGCGCGACCTCCCCTCCCCCCAGGCCGGCCAGTCGCCCGCCGTCCCGGCCCAGCGCCGCCCGCCCACCGAACCCGGCGCGCCCGCCCCGCCGCTGAACCTGCGGGTCCGCCAGGCCCTGAACGAACGGCTGGCGTACCTCAACTGGGCCACCCGACGGATCAACGGCACCCTCGACCCGGTCGGCACGGTCCGCAACCTGGTCAAGGTGCTGGTCCCGGCGCTGGCCGACGCCGCGCTCGTCCACCTGCGCGACCCCGTTCCGGCCAGTGAGCGCGACCGCAGCCGTCCGCCGACCGCGCTGCGCCTGCACCGCGCCGAGGGCACCAGGCTGGGCCGGCGCCGGGAGACCGTCACCGCGCGGCCCGGCGGTGCGCTGGCCGAGGTGCTGCTCCAGCAGGCCCTGGTGGGCCCGCTGGTGCTCGGCGGCCGGCGCAGCGAACGGCTGCTGCCGCTCTTCACCGAGCTGTACGGCGCCCGCGCGCTGGCCGGCCTGGCGCGCGGCACCGCACTGCTCGCCCTGCCGCTGCACGGCCGCGGCGCCGTCATCGGACTCCTGGTGCTGATCCGCCGCCCGCGCGCCACCGACGGCAAGCCGGGCCGCTTCGACAGCGCCGACACCCACACCGCCGCCCACCTGGCCACCCTGGCGGGCCTGGCGGTGGACACCGCGCTGCGCTACACCCGCGAGTCGGAGATCGCCGACCAGCTGCAGCGCAGCATGCTGCCCGCCCACCTGCCGCAGCCGCACGGCGTCCGGCTGGCACACCGCTACCTGCCCGCCGAGAGCGACGCCCAGGTCGGCGGCGACTGGTACGACGCGATCCCGCTGCCGGGCAACCGGGTCGCCCTGATCGTCGGCGACGTGATGGGCCACTCGCTCACCTCGGCCGCCGTGATGGGGCAGCTGCGGACCAGCGCGCAGACCCTGGCCGCGCTCGACCTGCCCCCGCACGAGGTGCTCTACCATCTCGACGAACAGGCCCAACGGCTGGGCCGGGAACAGCACTTGGCCACCTGCGTATACGCGGTCTACGACCCGATCGCCAACCGCATCGTGGTCTCCAACGCCGGACACATGCCGCCCGCGCTGATCCACCCCGACGGCCGGGCCGAGCTGCTCGACCTCCCGCCGGGCGCGCCGATCGGCGTCGGCGGGGTCGACTTCTCCTCCGTGGAGCTGCCCGCACCGCCCGGCTCCGCGCTACTGCTCTTCACCGACGGCCTGGTGGAGACCCGTCGGCGCCCGATCAGCAGCGGCCTGGAGCTGCTGCGCGCCCGGCTCTCCACCGCCCACCACCACTCGCCCGAGCAGCTCTGCCAGGAGGCGCTGAAGATCCTTCCGCCGGGCGACCGCGGTGACGACATCGCGCTGCTGGCCGCCTCCTTCGACGGGATCCCGGCCGAGGACGTCGCCTACTGGTACCTCCAGCCGCGGCACGAGACCCCCGGCCGGGCCCGCCGGCTGGCCGGGCACGCGCTGCGCCGCTGGGGCCTGGAGGAGCTCACCGAGAACACCGAGCTGATGGTCAGCGAGCTGGTCACCAACGCCATCCAGCACGCCACCCGCCCGGTCACCCTGCGGCTGGTGCGGACCTCGCACCTGCGCTGCGAGGTCGGCGACGACAGCCCCCAGCTGCCCCGGCGCCGCCCCGCCGGGCCGCAGGACGAGCGGGGCCGCGGCCTGCACCTGGTCGCCAAGTTCGCCGAACGCTGGGGCGCCACCCGGCTCGGCGGCGGCAAGGTCGTCTGGTTCGAGCAGCGGCTGCCCGTCTGA
- a CDS encoding class I SAM-dependent methyltransferase — MTTGQITDPAQGAAAEPHPLVCRSAERALQALAFDVIGSRYSEAFPAKSGQLAAGCRLLAELPIGSRVLDIGCGIGDPTARQLAAGGLDVTAIDLSDGMLRLARQNLPEAARYHRMDMYDLATERAEQAWGLPELGPAGAGRFAAVTAFFSLIVLPQREIPLMLDRIRTLLRPGGLLALGMVEADLDHYPLLFLGQEIRISGYLREELAQLLHQAGFTVEACSDRPYAPACTALPPEEQLFLHCRRID, encoded by the coding sequence GTGACGACGGGACAGATAACGGACCCTGCCCAGGGCGCGGCGGCCGAGCCGCACCCCCTGGTCTGCCGCAGTGCCGAGCGCGCCCTGCAGGCACTGGCCTTCGACGTGATCGGCTCCCGCTACAGCGAGGCGTTTCCCGCCAAGTCCGGCCAGCTCGCGGCGGGTTGCCGGCTGCTGGCCGAACTCCCGATCGGCTCCCGGGTGCTGGACATCGGCTGCGGAATCGGCGATCCAACCGCCCGCCAACTGGCTGCCGGCGGCCTGGACGTGACGGCCATCGACCTCTCCGACGGCATGCTGAGGCTGGCCCGGCAGAACCTGCCCGAGGCCGCCCGCTACCACCGGATGGACATGTACGACCTCGCCACCGAGCGCGCCGAGCAGGCCTGGGGGCTGCCGGAGCTCGGGCCGGCCGGGGCCGGGCGCTTCGCCGCCGTCACCGCGTTCTTCTCGCTGATCGTGCTGCCGCAACGCGAGATACCGCTGATGCTGGACCGGATCCGGACACTCCTGCGGCCCGGCGGGCTGCTGGCGCTCGGCATGGTGGAGGCCGACCTCGACCACTACCCGCTGCTGTTCCTCGGCCAGGAGATCAGGATCAGCGGCTACCTCCGCGAGGAGCTGGCCCAGCTGCTGCACCAGGCCGGCTTCACCGTGGAGGCGTGCAGCGACCGCCCGTACGCTCCCGCCTGTACCGCGCTGCCGCCGGAGGAACAGCTCTTCCTGCACTGCCGCCGCATCGACTGA
- a CDS encoding BTAD domain-containing putative transcriptional regulator, translating to MELQATQHDAVLRFQVLGPVQAWRGDQALALGSPQQQAVLTALLLNRGRPVTTQELVDGLWGDRPPPQAVAALRTYISRLRSVIEPGREVRAPAELLVSVRDGYVLRVSADALDLAVFDARFSDANQARQVGEAERAHQLLVSALALWSGQPLAGIPGPYADSQRLRLTERRVTAWEERFAAALDIGLHADVASELKSLATEHPLRERLRELLMLALYQCGRQAEALNVYAATRKLLIDELGVEPGISLAAMHSRILSADPTLMYAPPEPVSPAPESGQPALTAPPAQLPADISDFSGRDPLVTELRDALRSASGQAVVVTSLAGIGGVGKTTLAVHVAHSVRNEFPDGQLYVDLRGAGATPADPAMVLGDFLFALGVAEAPEPFEQRVALYRSLLADRRMLILLDNAHDVTQVAPLIPGVAGCAVLATSRSRLAGLPGAHLVDVEELSPQEALELFAAIVGQQRTDAEPEAALAVVTACGFLPLAVRIAAARLASRPRWSVSDLARRLADQRRRLDELQLGNLAVETTLGLGYGQLKADEARAFRLLASVDSPDLPLAAVAALLGTTEDQAEDLAEALVEANMLECFTPGRYRYHDLLRLFAQKQADKFKTQEEEQAGLLRLLDLLLATLRNAAQTLEPDDLLAEALHHPAQAGIRFETTGTARGWLRAEFALLLATMERVVEDSSELMRRAVDVLIVLRSLVEERIHGERIRRILDIAARSAASQADEGALARIRFALGVLGYMAGDFPDSESSLRECLDLLSPTETPILRSTAASLLGTVLSTTNRPAQALPFFEQARELLESLEAKSSEARVLGNIARAHLALGQRERAVSSAESALVTARMSNNAYCLTDTLYQLGVVLGTAGSPAQAATHLREAYQRYQEQQQRFWEGLSLARLAGCLLTDGQVSEAAVAADEALTIAEEVDNAYCQGLANAALGEALLRQGQPDRGLSHLHDALGIFTRLGVPEALPVQDLIDAQHTEPPTTPAP from the coding sequence ATGGAGCTTCAGGCAACGCAGCACGACGCCGTGCTGCGGTTCCAGGTGCTCGGACCCGTCCAGGCATGGCGCGGCGACCAGGCCCTGGCCCTCGGATCACCGCAGCAGCAGGCGGTCCTGACGGCCCTGCTGCTGAATCGGGGCCGACCGGTCACCACGCAGGAACTGGTCGACGGTCTCTGGGGCGACCGCCCACCGCCGCAGGCGGTCGCGGCGCTGCGCACCTACATCTCCCGACTGCGATCGGTGATCGAACCGGGCCGCGAGGTGCGGGCGCCCGCGGAACTGCTGGTCTCGGTTCGCGACGGCTACGTTCTACGCGTGTCAGCGGACGCGCTCGACCTGGCCGTCTTCGATGCGAGGTTCTCCGATGCCAACCAGGCCCGACAGGTCGGCGAGGCCGAGCGGGCCCACCAACTGCTCGTCTCCGCACTCGCGCTCTGGAGCGGCCAGCCGCTGGCCGGAATCCCCGGTCCGTACGCGGACTCCCAGCGCCTGCGGCTGACCGAGCGTCGGGTGACAGCCTGGGAGGAGCGGTTCGCTGCGGCGCTCGACATCGGCCTGCACGCCGACGTGGCCTCCGAGCTGAAGTCGCTCGCCACCGAGCACCCGCTGCGCGAACGCCTTCGCGAACTCCTGATGCTGGCGCTCTACCAGTGCGGACGGCAGGCCGAGGCGCTCAACGTCTACGCGGCCACCCGCAAGCTGCTGATCGACGAACTCGGTGTGGAACCGGGGATCAGCCTGGCTGCCATGCATTCCCGGATCCTCTCCGCAGACCCGACACTGATGTACGCCCCGCCGGAGCCGGTCAGCCCGGCTCCCGAGAGCGGGCAGCCGGCGCTCACCGCTCCTCCCGCCCAGCTTCCGGCCGACATCTCGGACTTCAGCGGCCGCGACCCACTGGTCACCGAGTTGCGCGATGCCCTGCGCAGCGCCTCCGGCCAGGCGGTGGTGGTCACCTCGCTGGCGGGCATCGGTGGCGTGGGGAAGACCACGCTCGCCGTGCACGTCGCACACAGCGTCCGAAACGAGTTCCCGGACGGTCAGTTGTACGTGGATCTCCGCGGGGCGGGAGCGACGCCCGCCGACCCCGCCATGGTCCTCGGCGACTTCCTCTTCGCGCTGGGTGTGGCCGAGGCTCCCGAACCCTTCGAGCAACGGGTCGCCCTCTACCGCTCGCTGCTGGCCGACCGCCGGATGCTGATCCTGCTCGACAATGCGCACGACGTCACCCAGGTCGCACCGCTGATCCCCGGGGTCGCCGGCTGCGCGGTCCTCGCGACGAGCCGTTCCCGGTTGGCCGGCCTGCCCGGAGCCCACCTCGTGGACGTCGAGGAGTTGTCCCCGCAGGAGGCGCTCGAGCTCTTCGCGGCCATCGTCGGGCAGCAGCGCACCGACGCCGAACCCGAGGCCGCCCTCGCAGTGGTCACGGCCTGCGGATTTCTTCCGTTGGCCGTCCGGATCGCGGCCGCCCGGCTGGCGAGCAGGCCGCGTTGGAGCGTCTCGGACCTGGCCCGTCGGTTAGCGGACCAGCGCCGGCGGCTGGACGAACTCCAGCTGGGCAACCTCGCCGTCGAGACCACCCTCGGTCTCGGCTACGGCCAGCTCAAGGCCGACGAGGCACGGGCATTCCGACTGCTGGCCTCGGTCGACAGTCCTGACCTGCCGCTTGCCGCGGTGGCAGCTCTGCTCGGCACGACGGAGGATCAGGCGGAGGACCTCGCGGAGGCACTGGTCGAAGCCAACATGCTGGAGTGCTTCACTCCGGGCCGCTACCGCTACCACGACCTGCTCCGACTCTTCGCCCAGAAGCAGGCCGACAAGTTCAAGACACAGGAGGAGGAACAGGCCGGCCTGCTCCGACTCCTGGACCTGCTGCTCGCGACGCTCCGGAACGCCGCGCAGACCCTGGAACCTGACGATCTGCTGGCAGAAGCACTGCACCACCCCGCTCAGGCGGGCATCAGGTTCGAGACCACGGGGACGGCGCGTGGCTGGCTGCGCGCCGAATTCGCGCTCCTCCTCGCGACGATGGAGAGGGTCGTCGAAGACTCGTCCGAACTGATGCGCCGGGCTGTCGACGTGCTCATCGTCCTGAGATCGCTCGTGGAGGAACGGATCCACGGGGAGCGCATCCGCCGCATCCTGGACATCGCCGCCCGCAGCGCGGCCTCCCAGGCCGACGAGGGCGCACTCGCCCGGATCCGCTTCGCGCTGGGGGTGCTCGGCTACATGGCCGGCGACTTCCCCGACTCGGAAAGCTCCCTACGTGAGTGCCTGGATTTGCTGAGCCCCACCGAGACGCCGATCCTCCGATCGACTGCGGCCAGTCTCCTGGGCACCGTGCTGAGTACCACGAACCGGCCCGCCCAAGCCCTGCCGTTCTTCGAACAGGCCCGGGAACTTCTCGAAAGCCTGGAGGCCAAGAGCAGCGAGGCTCGGGTCCTCGGGAACATCGCGCGCGCCCACCTCGCCCTCGGCCAGCGTGAACGGGCCGTCAGCTCCGCCGAGTCGGCGCTGGTCACGGCGCGGATGTCGAACAACGCCTACTGCCTGACCGACACGCTCTACCAACTGGGCGTCGTGCTCGGCACCGCCGGCTCGCCGGCTCAGGCAGCCACCCATCTTCGCGAGGCGTACCAGCGCTACCAGGAGCAGCAGCAGCGGTTCTGGGAAGGGCTCTCGCTGGCCCGGCTGGCCGGGTGCCTGCTGACGGACGGGCAGGTGTCCGAAGCGGCCGTCGCCGCCGACGAGGCGCTGACCATCGCCGAGGAGGTCGACAACGCCTACTGCCAGGGCCTGGCGAACGCCGCGCTCGGCGAGGCGCTGCTGCGTCAGGGGCAGCCCGACCGCGGGCTGTCCCACCTGCACGACGCGCTGGGCATCTTCACCCGGCTCGGTGTGCCCGAGGCCCTGCCCGTGCAGGACCTGATCGACGCTCAGCACACCGAGCCTCCAACCACCCCCGCGCCTTGA